The proteins below are encoded in one region of Penicillium psychrofluorescens genome assembly, chromosome: 4:
- a CDS encoding uncharacterized protein (ID:PFLUO_007142-T1.cds;~source:funannotate) — protein sequence MAKPQHSWGLAGPDAPPSPRTMRTLRKIQSHQVLSSSGAVNTSTATTQPSQPPTFTLNPGDSSGNAATRARAHRRPRSNSDAVARETVATSPAPTQRRPARKTGSGVGLKRSMLESLLRDGPQNGKTAESLQELKYLVLSSRVDADGDGMSPYRIYLWLVLLEIPPLSTDDYLALIHRGGSPAYTKIRNDTFRTLATDPLFKRRVTEASLIRLLNAVAWKLHDSKPKPRSRPSSSRRREMEMLVNTPPSIAEEPEIGEQSSVSDSAIYVQGMNVLCAPFLYAARSEVEAFALFHYFVTRECPGYIRGAMDGVHKGLRLVDQCLEIVEPKLAAYLFSKGMHAELYAFPSVLTLCACTPPLPEVLHLWDFLFAYGPHLNILCIVAQLIRMRDTLLESPSPNKILRSFPPLDAKEIIALTVLLAQKVPDDLYAEMVSHAK from the exons ATGGCCAAACCTCAACATTCCTGGGGTCTCGCTGGCCCTGATGCACCTCCCTCACCGCGCACCATGCGCACGCTGCGCAAGATCCAGTCCCACCAGGTCCTGTCGAGCTCCGGGGCCGTAAACACCTCCACCGCGACCACCCAACCGTCCCAGCCACCAACTTTTACCCTTAATCCCGGAGATTCATCAGGCAATGCTGCGACGCGAGCTCGCGCACACCGTCGACCACGGTCGAACAGCGATGCCGTCGCGCGAGAGACAGTGGCAACATCTCCAGCCCCGACACAGCGACGGCCAGCACGGAAAACCGGTTCGGGGGTGGGCCTCAAGCGATCGATGCTCGAGAGCCTTCTTCGTGATGGGCCCCAGAATGGAAAGACCGCCGAGTCCCTGCAGGAGCTGAAATACCTTGTCTTATCTTCGCGAGTGGATGccgacggcgatggcatG TCACCATATCGAATATACCTTTGGCTCGTCCTGTTAGAGatccctcctctctccacCGACGACTAcctcgccctcatccacCGGGGCGGCTCCCCAGCCTATACAAAGATCCGCAACGACACATTCCGCACATTGGCCACGGACCCGCTGTTCAAGCGCCGTGTCACGGAAGCAAGTCTAATCCGGCTACTCAATGCTGTAGCGTGGAAACTGCACGAcagcaagcccaagcccCGATCGCGGCCTTCTTCGTCCCGCAGGCGCgaaatggagatgttggTCAATACGCCGCCGAGTATTGCAGAAGAGCCGGAAATTGGCGAGCAGTCTTCGGTGAGTGACTCGGCTATCTATGTTCAGGGCATGAATGTCCTCTGCGCGCCGTTCCTGTATGCCGCCCGCAGCGAGGTGGAGGCCTTCGCTCTATTCCACTACTTCGTTACCCGCGAATGTCCTGGGTATATTCGCGGAGCTATGGATGGCGTGCACAAAGGCCTTCGTCTGGTGGATCAATGCCTGGAGATTGTCGAACCTAAACTGGCGGCATACCTCTTCTCCAAGGGCATGCATGCCGAACTCTACGCTTTCCCCTCGGTGTTGACGCTGTGTGCCTGCACGCCGCCATTGCCTGAGGTGTTGCACCTTTGGGACTTCCTTTTCGCTTACGGGCCACATTTGAATATCCTGTGCATCGTCGCTCAGCTTATTCGTATGCGGGATACCCTTCTCGAAAGCCCGAG TCCCAATAAAATACTCCgatcttttcctcctctcgACGCCAAGGAGATCATTGCACTGACAGTACTGCTGGCCCAAAAGGTGCCGGACGATCTCTATGCGGAGATGGTCAGCCACGCCAAATAA
- a CDS encoding uncharacterized protein (ID:PFLUO_007143-T1.cds;~source:funannotate) produces MQANSGSPYKPSPLSFGSPRASPFRRPSTPNSSQSGTPGSSPSRGYTPMQSPSKLNQSYTAEEGDATSTKTDPIPQPNFSRELPPSPTKGAQAPGRSSPIVGNRYNGLGVPNDSASKLPAHQAREIREAFQVLDRDNDGKVHKDDVVDVLMNLGQDSSPATIARFFPPGAPSTINFPTFLSTLSQLMAPMSTSQELLNALAAFDDDDNGQIDVAELRDALLHTASEEGETPLTAQQIDEVFSGFTGRKAFGGRGAKSGMNKRGEVFQYHDFVRSVVGSDNGRREGTAQG; encoded by the exons aTGCAGGCCAACTCGGGCTCCCCCTACAAGCCATCGCCACTCTCCTTCGGGTCGCCACGGGCGTCGCCCTTTCGGCGACCCTCCACCCCGAATTCGTCACAATCCGGCACCCCAGGTAGCTCGCCCAGCCGGGGCTACACGCCTATGCAGTCGCCCAGCAAGCTGAACCAGTCCTATACCGCcgaggaaggagatgcgACCTCCACAAAGACAGATCCCATTCCCCAACCCAACTTCAGCAGAGAACTTCCCCCATCTCCGACCAAAGGGGCGCAGGCGCCCGGTCGGTCATCACCAATTGTGGGCAACAGATACAATGGGCTCGGGGTGCCCAACGATTCCGCGTCAAAGCTGCCAGCCCACCAAGCGAGGGAGATCCGCGAGGCGTTCCAGGTCCTCGACCGCGACAATGATGGGAAGGTCCACAAGGACGATGTGGTGGATGTGCTGATGAATCTGG GCCAAGACTCCTCCCCAGCAACAATCGCGCGCTTCTTCCCGCCTGGAGCACCGTCAACAATCAACTTCCCGACCTTCCTAAGCACCCTGTCGCAGTTGATGGCTCCCATGTCGACGTCCCAGGAACTCCTCAATGCGCTGGCTGcctttgacgacgacgacaatGGACAGATTGACGTGGCCGAACTGCGCGACGCGCTCCTACACACTGCCTCAGAGGAAGGCGAGACGCCGTTGACGGCGCAGCAGATCGACGAGGTGTTCAGTGGGTTTACCGGACGGAAAGCCTTTGGTGGCCGGGGGGCCAAGTCGGGAATGAACAAGAGAGGCGAAGTGTTCCAGTACCACGACTTTGTTCGCAGCGTCGTCGGATCTGATAACGGGCGACGCGAGGGCACGGCCCAGGGCTGA
- a CDS encoding uncharacterized protein (ID:PFLUO_007144-T1.cds;~source:funannotate): MTSILPYRPSADSLAPLKTDGLPRLSPAASFSNRSQSSSSMRRSSTDNAVASFKPRRCKSQYPLDSSERHVEYILVASFHIDRGPIMEHQYPAPISGDESMLAELMLPDQTHVRSQDWTIFFLHKDTSGDDDESESGKKKKKKRKSQRYHGNEEAADVQQESPDEESDEADSSDDEEGGEGPPLMYVLNLVNTKQDNTVRRGAVVKAMAICTRHSFLHIYKPLLLLALEDYFKSPYPETLATLYNAVNAMDLSLMPKLSILERHILQSSNTKEMFIEKFEQMIRQREEEEGQEGDYPPSPKKASRYILPRDTHEFESKVAYNDIPIPVKIPTVIWPETVGDFSLIKLIQTFAGPHSTSPQAFPTHPHLTTSGPFTHPIIVLVNAILTQKRVIFLGHNRPSGEVAEAVLAACALASGGILRGFTRHAFPYTDLSKIDDLLNVPGFIAGVTNPTFANHPEWWDVLCDLPTGRMKISSHVDTAPVTEGLLFFQQQNSLLPNQASNANSDPTGDNLFIEDILRSISNRHGENAIRAKWRAYITKFTRVAAAFEETVYGASNLYIIGPGEELSPDSPTGHQTDSSDPASLRGHGYVWSDETAKQRELSASVSRIEGWRNTRSYYSFIQDIAAMYFPARPIQRPDLHHHHDRLRSLKLSHSEAAAVYIALAHAVKDYNGICQLLTVAPENQAGLFYLSMGLFHPDQVVRETTVDLLDRIAAHPAGRHFWAHLGRFAKLGYARVKRDRDAAAQSPISGIGQTPSSPTISNPGASFGAEPQSLVGVALGDGMSRRS; encoded by the exons ATGACCTCGATTCTGCCTTACCGTCCCTCTGCCGACTCCCTCGCGCCCCTCAAAACGGACGGCCTCCCCCGACTCTCCCCCGCCGCCTCGTTCTCGAATCGTTCGCAAAGCAGCTCCTCAATGCGCCGTTCCTCCACCGACAATGCCGTGGCGTCCTTCAAGCCGCGCCGCTGCAAGTCGCAGTACCCGCTCGACTCGTCCGAGCGCCATGTCGAATACATCCTCGTCGCCTCGTTCCATATCGACCGCGGCCCCATCATGGAGCACCAGTATCCGGCTCCGATCAGCGGGGACGAGAGCATGCTGGCTGAACTGATGCTGCCGGACCAAACACATGTGCGCAGCCAGGATTGGACCATCTTCTTTCTGCACAAGGACACCAgcggcgacgacgatgagtCCGAGAGcgggaaaaagaagaagaagaagcgcaagtctCAGAGATACCACGGGAATGAGGAGGCCGCCGATGTTCAGCAAGAGAGTCCGGACGAGGAGTCGGACGAGGCCGACAGCAGtgacgatgaagagggcGGCGAGGGGCCTCCCTTGATGTATGTCCTCAATCTGGTCAATACCAAGCAGGATAATACAGTGCGACG AGGGGCCGTGGTCAAGGCGATGGCAATCTGCACACGACACTCGTTTCTTCATATATACAAA CCCCTCCTACTTCTCGCACTAGAAGATTATTTTAAGTCGCCCTACCCGGAGACACTGGCAACTCTCTACAACGCAGTGAACGCCATGGACCTCTCGCTCATGCCGAAGCTATCGATCTTGGAACGCCATATATTGCAGTCCAGCAACACCAAGGAGATGTTTATCGAGAAATTCGAGCAAATGATCCGTCAAcgagaggaggaggaaggccAAGAGGGCGACTATCCGCCATCCCCTAAAAAGGCTAGTCGCTATATCCTTCCGAGGGACACCCACGAGTTCGAGTCAAAAGTAGCTTATAACGATATCCCCATCCCTGTCAAGATCCCGACGGTGATCTGGCCCGAGACCGTCGGCGATTTCTCTCTCATCAAGCTCATTCAGACCTTTGCCGGGCCCCATTCCACCTCTCCTCAAGCGTTCCCAACTCACCCTCATTTGACCACGAGTGGTCCGTTCACGCATCCGATCATAGTCCTGGTGAATGCGATCCTGACCCAGAAGCGAGTCATCTTCCTGGGACACAACCGTCCATCAGGGGAAGTGGCCGAGGCCGTTCTGGCGGCTTGCGCCTTAGCATCTGGCGGGATCCTTCGTGGATTCACCCGGCATGCATTCCCTTACACAGATCTGTCCAAGATCGATGACCTCCTCAACGTCCCCGGCTTTATCGCTGGCGTGACCAACCCGACATTCGCCAATCACCCAGAATGGTGGGATGTTCTCTGCGATCTGCCGACGGGTCGCATGAAGATCTCGAGTCATGTGGACACCGCACCAGTAACCGAAggtcttctctttttccagcAACAAAACTCTCTCTTGCCAAACCAGGCATCCAACGCAAATTCCGACCCGACGGGCGATAACCTGTTCATAGAGGATATCCTGCGCAGCATTAGCAACCGGCATGGCGAGAATGCCATCCGAGCCAAATGGCGAGCATACATCACCAAATTCACCCGTGTGGCTGCCGCTTTTGAGGAGACTGTCTACGGAGCCTCAAATCTCTACATCATCGGGCCCGGCGAGGAACTCTCTCCCGACAGTCCTACCGGTCATCAAACGGATTCCTCAGACCCAGCATCTCTCCGCGGTCATGGATATGTATGGTCCGACGAAACTGCCAAACAGCGGGAGCTGTCTGCGTCGGTATCACGGATCGAGGGCTGGCGCAACACAAGGTCCTACTACTCGTTCATCCAAGACATCGCAGCCATGTACTTTCCGGCACGCCCAATTCAACGCCCAGAcctgcaccaccaccacgaccgaCTGCGATCTCTGAAACTGTCTCAttcagaagcagcagctgTCTATATCGCATTGGCCCACGCCGTCAAGGACTACAACGGAATCTGTCAGCTGTTGACCGTCGCCCCCGAGAACCAGGCCGGACTGTTCTACCTGAGCATGGGTCTATTCCATCCCGACCAAGTCGTCCGCGAAACCACCGTCGATCTGCTGGATCGTATTGCCGCGCACCCGGCCGGACGCCACTTCTGGGCCCATCTCGGCCGCTTCGCCAAGCTGGGCTATGCCCGTGTCAAGCGGGATCGTGACGCGGCCGCCCAAAGCCCCATATCGGGCATTGGTCAAAcgccttcttctccgacgaTAAGCAACCCCGGAGCTAGTTTTGGTGCTGAGCCGCAGAGTCTCGTTGGCGTTGCTTTGGGCGACGGGATGTCGAGACGGAGCTGA
- a CDS encoding uncharacterized protein (ID:PFLUO_007145-T1.cds;~source:funannotate), giving the protein MRLLNDDVVVDRNDRAPMQLLCAGLPRCATSSMQAALESQYIGLTPCMHFAHIAPNADRGDTLLAALREKDTAPRQKLLHKLFDGFQATTDFPGSMLMDDLMDMYPDAKIVLNKRPGGGRRWEQSMKVLSWAGSPVYYTLCFLWKTDRNLSAMWFKILERCQSQLGLSADEVLTAKHYDAHNAWIHALAVKRGREVFEFEPQDGWESLCAFIGKEAPKDEPFPHRNDASEVRMISRILYARGLISWLVLGGVMFGTVRWFMKGQLF; this is encoded by the coding sequence ATGCGCCTCCTTAACgacgatgtcgtcgtcgaccgGAACGACCGAGCCCCTATGCAACTTCTCTGCGCCGGTCTCCCTCGCTGCGCAACAAGCTCTATGCAAGCCGCACTGGAGTCCCAATACATCGGCCTGACTCCTTGTATGCACTTTGCCCACATTGCACCAAACGCCGATCGCGGGGACACCCTTCTAGCTGCCCTGCGGGAGAAAGACACCGCACCGCGGCAAAAGCTACTCCATAAACTGTTCGATGGGTTTCAGGCAACCACCGATTTCCCTGGCTCTATGCTCATGGACGATCTCATGGACATGTACCCGGACGCTAAGATCGTGCTGAACAAGCGGCCCGGTGGCGGCCGCCGGTGGGAGCAGTCAATGAAGGTGCTCTCCTGGGCCGGTTCACCGGTGTATTACACTCTCTGTTTCTTATGGAAGACCGACCGCAACTTGTCTGCCATGTGGTTCAAGATCTTGGAGCGCTGTCAGAGCCAGCTGGGTCTTAGTGCGGACGAGGTTTTGACGGCAAAGCATTATGATGCGCATAATGCGTGGATCCACGCATTGGCAGTGAAACGGGGGCGGGAGGTCTTCGAATTCGAGCCTCAAGACGGATGGGAGTCTTTGTGCGCGTTTATTGGCAAGGAGGCACCAAAAGACGAGCCTTTCCCTCACCGCAACGATGCTTCTGAGGTTCGAATGATCTCGCGCATTCTGTATGCTCGCGGTTTAATCTCCTGGCTGGTGCTAGGCGGGGTGATGTTTGGCACAGTGAGATGGTTTATGAAGGGACAGTTGTTCTAA
- a CDS encoding uncharacterized protein (ID:PFLUO_007146-T1.cds;~source:funannotate) produces the protein MASLHCSGNRGTHSFSVFDSVQPSSSSSSSSIHSPSSRRGCRSRFSHRGLLYQTLVILIIILCVAPVSALVEPIDPGRLAHFTRSTSQQQSGEPNADHQRSSPSRDDVAPKDEHEDISQSQASNNASSNASNSTSTPISTVSKSTESVVFPTPFDTLANTFANASCSAFFANFHANSTITDCHAVSLLLENSVSFFHILSSAAETSRVLDIACNAPVTKCRDIMSSLANDMLKDENCGSDYSLGNSVVQGAYDDMVAYEPLYHATCLTNPVTQNYCFVDAVKNASAPADYNVYFVPLGETLGSHASVTCNRCLQATMSLFARWATHDDQPLDQSYLPSARAVNEQCGTGFAPSNITVGADKVKSGAGVSASLPTTFLLAVFLGATFIGLV, from the coding sequence atggcCTCACTCCATTGCTCCGGCAATCGAGGCACACACTCCTTTTCTGTTTTCGACTCTGTACagccatcttcatcttcatcttcatcttcaatccACAGCCCATCCTCTCGCCGGGGATGTCGCTCACGATTCTCACACCGAGGGCTACTTTACCAGACCCTCGTAATTCTAATCATAATTCTCTGCGTCGCGCCGGTTTCCGCACTCGTCGAACCCATCGATCCCGGCCGACTTGCACATTTCACGCGATCTACTTCGCAACAACAAAGTGGAGAGCCCAACGCCGATCACCAGcgatcatcgccatcgcgCGATGATGTGGCTCCCAAGGATGAGCACGAGGACATCTCGCAGTCCCAAGCATCCAATAACGCATCGTCCAATGCATCTAATTCCACATCCACACCGATCTCAACTGTCTCCAAATCAACGGAGAGTGTCGTATTCCCGACCCCATTCGACACCCTAGCCAACACCTTCGCCAATGCCAGCTGCTCCGCTTTCTTCGCGAACTTCCACGCCAATTCCACAATAACGGACTGCCACGCCGTCTCGCTGCTTCTCGAGAACTCTGTTTCCTTTTTCCATATCCTCTCTTCCGCCGCTGAGACGTCGCGTGTGCTCGACATCGCTTGCAACGCACCAGTCACTAAATGCAGAGACATCATGTCCTCTCTGGCGAACGATATGCTCAAAGATGAGAATTGCGGCTCGGATTACTCCCTAGGGAACTCCGTCGTCCAAGGTGCATACGATGACATGGTCGCGTATGAACCTCTCTATCACGCCACCTGCCTCACCAACCCGGTGACACAGAACTACTGTTTCGTTGACGCGGTCAAAAATGCCTCGGCACCGGCAGACTACAATGTATACTTTGTTCCGCTGGGCGAGACTCTAGGCTCGCATGCCTCGGTAACCTGCAACCGGTGTCTCCAGGCTACAATGAGTCTTTTTGCACGCTGGGCGACGCATGATGATCAACCGCTCGATCAGTCCTATCTTCCCTCTGCTCGCGCGGTTAATGAGCAGTGTGGCACTGGCTTTGCGCCTTCGAATATTACCGTCGGCGCCGATAAAGTGAAATCTGGTGCTGGTGTTTCGGCCTCTCTACCTACGACCTTCCTTTTAGCCGTCTTCCTCGGTGCTACGTTTATCGGCCTTGTCTGA
- a CDS encoding uncharacterized protein (ID:PFLUO_007147-T1.cds;~source:funannotate), whose product MQSLGCEVAAINTVHFSNHTGYRQFKGTRATATEITDLYAGLCQSNLTDFDVMLSGYAPSAAAVEAVGAIGLDLQQKAKQKPGSFFWVLDPVMGDQGRLYVNDDVVPAYKQIIKHADLILPNQFEAEVLSGVKITSLATLAEAITAIHRIYSVPHVIITSVQLFKLSQSGSTPSPPENFLTVIGSTTRSNGSPRLFRIDVPALDCFFSGTGDMFAALMVARLREAVTAAGDHVRTAPSWVSPDTVPATDLPLAHATVKVLASMHRVLERTLQARNAELVASAPQNGVGSPDEQEKQEHLRRTKAGEVRLVRNAQFLRDPHVDFAVQEWSKEDLPAQLQ is encoded by the exons ATGCAGTCCCTGGGCTGCGAGGTCGCTGCCATAAACACCGTCCATTTCA GCAATCACACGGGATACCGCCAGTTCAAGGGCACTCGTGCCACCGCGACCGAGATTACGGATCTCTACGCCGGCCTGTGCCAGAGTAACCTCACCGATTTCGACGTGATGCTGTCAGGATATGCCCCTAGCGCGGCCGCGGTGGAAGCAGTTGGCGCCATTGGCCTCGATCTGCAGCAAAAGGCCAAGCAGAAGCCCGGATCCTTCTTCTGGG TGCTGGACCCCGTGATGGGCGACCAGGGCCGGTTGTATGTCAATGATGATGTAGTCCCGGCCTACAAGCAGATCATCAAGCATGCAGACCTTATCCTTCCCAACCAATTCGAGGCAGA AGTCCTCTCCGGTGTGAAGATCACCTCCCTGGCTACtctggccgaggccatcactgccatccaccgcatctACTCCGTACCCCAtgtcatcatcacctccgtccagctcttcaagCTCTCACAGTCCGGATCCACGCCGAGTCCACCAGAGAACTTCCTCACTGTGATCGGATCCACAACGCGCTCCAATGGCTCGCCACGTCTCTTCCGCATCGACGTCCCCGCCCTGGACTGCTTCTTCAGCGGCACGGGCGACATGTTCGCCGCCCTGATGGTGGCACGACTGCGTGAGGCCGTCACCGCCGCCGGCGATCACGTCCGCACCGCCCCGTCCTGGGTATCCCCCGACACCGTGCCGGCAACGGATCTGCCCCTGGCGCACGCCACCGTCAAGGTGTTGGCCAGCATGCACCGCGTTCTCGAGCGGACGCTGCAGGCGCGCAATGCCGAGTTGGTCGCATCCGCACCGCAAAATGGCGTGGGAAGTCCCGATGAACAGGAGAAACAGGAGCATCTGCGTCGAACCAAAGCGGGAGAGGTCCGGCTGGTCCGGAACGCGCAGTTCCTGCGCGACCCGCATGTGGACTTTGCGGTGCAGGAATGGAGCAAGGAGGACTTGCCGGCTCAGCTGCAATAG
- a CDS encoding uncharacterized protein (ID:PFLUO_007148-T1.cds;~source:funannotate), which translates to MAGAVRQPIDIPSLERFIDQNVPEIKTPLDVKQFGFGQSNPTYQLSTADGKKFVLRKKPPGKLLSKTAHQVEREYKIIHALGPTDVPVPQTHCLCEDSSVIGTPFYIMEFLDGRHFTDPAMPGVSAEERNALWKDALRTLAKFHRVVPKDVGLERFGKPTGFYDRQISTFSRVSQAQAQAVDVESKEPVGELPYFEDMVRFFSNKTTQPRDRGTLVHGDYKIDNVIFHKTEPRVIGILDWEMATVGHPLSDVCNLTSPYIIETTEHDSNVFKPGHTPGLPTREDCVRWYSEVAGWNPAEELLWGDAFFTFRSSVIMQGIAARFALRQASSARAGEYAKKTKPFALSAWERVRLLQGGQQKGKL; encoded by the exons ATGGCGGGTGCTGTGCGCCAGCCCATCGACATCCCATCTCTAGAACGGTTCATCGACCAGAATGTCCCCGAGATCAAGACCCCGTTGGATGTGAAGCAG TTTGGCTTCGGTCAATCCAACCCGACCTACCAGCTCTCCACcgccgatggcaagaagTTCGTTCTCCGCAAGAAACCCCCCGGCAAGCTGCTGTCCAAGACGGCCCACCAGGTGGAGCGCGAGTATAAGATTATCCATGCCTTGGGACCGACCGATGTGCCCGTCCCGCAAACGCACTGCCTTTGCGAGGATAGCAGTGTGATCGGTACGCCCTTTTACATTATGGAGTTCCTGGACGGACGCCACTTCACAGACCCAGCGATGCCTGGGGTGAGTGCGGAGGAGAGAAATGCCCT GTGGAAGGATGCACTACGCACGCTGGCCAAATTCCACAGAGTGGTCCCCAAGGACGTCGGTCTGGAAAGGTTCGGCAAGCCCACGGGGTTCTATGATCGACAGATCTCAACATTCTCGAGAGTCTCccaggcgcaggcgcaggcCGTCGACGTAGAGAGCAAGGAGCCCGTAGGCGAGCTGCCGTATTTTGAAGACATggtgcgcttcttctccaacaagACCACGCAGCCGCGGGATCGCGGCACCCTAGTGCACGGCGACTACAAGATCGACAACGTGATCTTCCACAAGACCGAGCCGCGCGTGATTGGCATTCTGGATTGGGAAATGGCCACCGTCGGACACCCGCTGTCGGATGTCTGCAACCTCACCAGCCCTTACATCATCGAGACGACCGAGCATGACTCCAACGTGTTCAAACCCGGGCACACCCCCGGCTTACCCACGCGCGAGGACTGCGTCCGCTGGTACAGCGAGGTAGCCGGGTGGAACCCCGCCGAGGAGCTTCTTTGGGGTGATGCCTTTTTCACGTTCCGAAGCTCGGTCATTATGCAGGGTATTGCGGCCCGGTTCGCCTTGCGTCAGGCTAGCAGCGCGCGGGCCGGGGAGTACGCCAAGAAGACGAAGCCTTTTGCATTAAGTGCGTGGGAACGGGTCAGGCTGTTGCAAGGAGGGCAGCAGAAGGGTAAACTGTAG
- a CDS encoding uncharacterized protein (ID:PFLUO_007149-T1.cds;~source:funannotate) codes for MTSEIYESDDVWKRSPPLVAIKPNYGVEEKRPPFVPPGSPNATENDAAKGTPGRSRKHLPESRAQTRYGDSVLISFLEPSRPDIAYYEREHPLGQDWPPAPRDFNPVDHRKAKPELETTAKAAVDQLRDDKDSLLAGSKTLPPPNPVSVTLPPPAPSVKTEFTSPSRPRLPSISAAISAPSTRRPSEDLLALSPPYTDSSVRHSPEDRVSLPALQSLHSPPQSNPATSPDGNNRVLPSIHTLGVNPPDFPPRVNGIPPYPYPGPSSAGPRNDPAQERFPQPQHIPPSPFSHFSPTSTNDISNNPSPASMPTFWRTYSQTELHPSGASPYDPSPIAAKSPAAGYPTPTEQLGAGPGDRTSFDSTLSPNGNAPPGNYKCHHLGCTAPPFQTQYLLNSHANVHSQDRPHFCPVENCPRAIGGKGFKRKNEMMRHGLVHNSPGYVCPFCLDQQHKYPRPDNLQRYAIPLPRVVHFMLIFYQDTFESITSTRAKTIPSYEMYSRRGHPAVQEADGDG; via the exons ATGACATCCGAGATCTATGAATCGGACGACGTCTGGAAACGCTCGCCGCCGCTAGTGGCCATTAAACCCAATTATGGGGTGGAGGAGAAACGGCCTCCGTTTGTCCCGCCAGGGTCTCCCAATGCTACCGAGAACGATGCTGCCAAGGGAACGCCCGGTCGTTCCCGTAAGCACTTGCCGGAATCCCGGGCACAGACGCGTTACGGCGACTCGGTACTGATCAGCTTTCTAGAGCCTAGCCGGCCCGATATTGCCTACTATGAGAGGGAGCACCCGCTCGGGCAGGACTGGCCTCCGGCGCCTCGGGATTTCAATCCGGTCGACCACAGAAAAGCAAAACCTGAACTGGAAACAACGGCCAAAGCAGCCGTGGATCAGCTGCGAGATGACAAGGACTCCTTGCTGGCGGGGTCCAAAACCCTCCCTCCACCAAACCCGGTCTCGGTGACGCTccctccaccagcgccgtcgGTCAAGACGGAATTTACTTCGCCAAGCCGTCCTCGCTtgccctcgatctcggccgCCATCTCAGCTCCAAGCACAAGACGACCGTCTGAAGACCTACTGGCATTATCTCCACCATACACCGATTCTTCAGTCAGGCACTCCCCGGAAGACAGGGTCTCTCTCCCAGCCCTCCAATCGCTTCATTCTCCACCGCAGTCGAACCCTGCAACTTCTCCGGATGGCAACAACCGAGTGCTTCCATCAATACACACCTTAGGCGTAAACCCACCGGATTTTCCACCAAGGGTCAACGGGATACCTCCATATCCGTACCCGGGCCCAAGCTCGGCTGGCCCACGAAACGACCCAGCACAAGAACGGTTCCCCCAGCCACAGCATATTCCACCAAGTCCCTTTTCACATTTTTCACCCACGAGTACCAATGATATATCCAACAATCCTTCTCCGGCTTCAATGCCTACGTTTTGGCGGACATACTCCCAGACGGAGCTCCACCCGAGTGGAGCCTCTCCGTACGATCCGTCGCCCATAGCGGCGAAAAGCCCGGCTGCCGGTTATCCCACCCCCACAGAGCAACTTGGGGCCGGGCCCGGAGACCGGACGTCTTTCGACTCGACTCTATCTCCCAACGGGAACGCGCCCCCAGGTAACTACAAGTGCCACCATCTGGGATGCACCGCCCCGCCGTTCCAGACCCAATACCTCTTAAA CTCTCACGCCAATGTGCACTCCCAGGACCGACCGCATTTCTGCCCGGTAGAGAACTGTCCACGGGCGATAGGCGGCAAAGGCTTCAAGCGTAAGAACGAGATGATGCGGCACGGTCTTGTACACAACTCGCCGGGTTATGTCTGTCCATTCTGtctcgaccagcagcacaAGTATCCTCGACCGGATAATCTCCAACGGTATGCTATTCCACTTCCTCGAGTCGTTCACTTCATGCTCATATTTTATCAAGACACGTTCGAGTCCATCACGTCGACAAGAGCAAAGACGATCCCATCTTACGAGATGTACTCTCGCAGAGGCCACCCGGCAGTACAAGAGGCCGACGGCGACGGTTGA